One window from the genome of Lachancea thermotolerans CBS 6340 chromosome B complete sequence encodes:
- the ELA1 gene encoding elongin A (some similarities with uniprot|P53861 Saccharomyces cerevisiae YNL230C ELA1 Elongin A F-box protein that forms a heterodimer with Elc1p and participates in transcription elongation) encodes MPISENEEEFTMEHKQTKIKSLSSLCEISLMRNHLMLQNVANVPYRLVRNVLLKLKMEHLCKLEESNVLLIFEDEEAWVELLKKDFPMHVHDTYHRKRDEIVAFYADFVEKHDPPKLRDEELMRGFLRFAVRKEPATHKYKVPSRMLYFKYQEDMLRKQELSTQRLRMRMQEMQQEKEKKQIVPLDDPVYCERRTKAAARAGAGERSGLFAKSYKEHQKRQLHFKSGGYDAKSRPVKRLAFGGQVGRPAPSPAAPAPCAAPAPPVAAPAPLPATMQDTSQPKRSTPAVAPSARRKPTPEQNLFLKRRRPLPKPKTPPTPRAEPSVKRKPTVVKVNSTKIHRKNTKTSIFAAPSPQQQVLSQHSNTSSAYIFDQPRQG; translated from the coding sequence ATGCCGATATCggaaaacgaagaagagtttaCTATGGAACACAAACAGACGAAGATCAAGAGCCTCAGCTCTCTGTGTGAAATCAGCTTAATGAGAAACCATCTTATGTTGCAAAATGTGGCAAACGTGCCTTACCGGCTGGTACGAAATGTGctgttgaagctgaagatgGAGCACCTGTGTAAGTTGGAGGAATCAAACGTGCTGCTAATAtttgaggatgaagaagcctGGGtagagctgctcaagaaggACTTCCCGATGCATGTGCACGACACTTACCACCGTAAGCGGGACGAAATAGTAGCATTCTACGCTGATTTTGTAGAGAAGCACGACCCACCCAAATTGCGGGACGAGGAGCTCATGCGAGGGTTTCTGCGCTTTGCTGTGCGCAAGGAGCCTGCGACGCACAAGTATAAGGTGCCCAGCCGGATGCTTTATTTCAAGTACCAAGAAGACATGTTACGGAAACAGGAGCTCAGCACGCAGCGGCTGCGGATGCGGATGCAAGAGATGCAGCAggagaaggaaaagaagcagaTCGTGCCGCTTGACGACCCCGTTTACTGCGAGCGACGTACCAAGgccgcagcgcgcgccGGAGCAGGCGAGCGCTCAGGCCTGTTTGCAAAATCCTATAAGGAACACCAAAAGCGGCAGTTACACTTCAAGAGTGGCGGATACGATGCCAAGAGCCGGCCGGTGAAACGGCTGGCGTTCGGTGGCCAGGTGGGGAGACCCGCGCCTAGCCCCGCCGCGCCAGCCCCGTGCGCAGCTCCTGCTCCGCCTgtcgccgcgcccgccCCGCTTCCCGCAACAATGCAGGACACCTCTCAGCCTAAGAGAAGCACACCAGCAGTCGCTCCGTCTGCACGCCGGAAGCCAACCCCCGAACAAAACCTTTTCCTGAAGCGCAGAAGGCCTCTGCCGAAGCCCAAAACGCCGCCCACGCCCCGAGCAGAACCCTCTGTAAAGAGAAAGCCCACTGTGGTCAAGGTCAATTCCACCAAAATTCACAgaaaaaacaccaaaacTAGCATTTTCGCTGCTCCCTCGCCCCAGCAGCAGGTCCTGAGCCAGCATAGCAACACCTCCAGCGCCTACATCTTCGACCAGCCCCGCCAGGGCTAG
- the PDR16 gene encoding phosphatidylinositol transporter (highly similar to uniprot|P53860 Saccharomyces cerevisiae YNL231C PDR16 Phosphatidylinositol transfer protein (PITP) controlled by the multiple drug resistance regulator Pdr1p localizes to lipid particles and microsomes controls levels of various lipids may regulate lipid synthesis homologous to Pdr17p), with protein sequence MFRRNKDKAKESTVDPSKLIKIETPIEKPPASVKPPAEKELDEGQTKKYQEVLKHFSDPELRISTSEKEKDAELQPLSDLEKAWLTRECFKRYLRATKWDVKECIERIALSLAWRRQFGINNFGEENGDRLTSDAVAVEEETGKQVVLGFENDARPILYLKPGRQNTKTSHRQVQHLVFMLERVIDFMPEGQDSLALLIDFKDHSDVPKVSGNSKIPPIGVGKEVLHILQTHYPERLGKALLTNIPWLAWTFLKMIHPFIDPLTREKLVFDEPFPKYVPEDQLDKLYGGYLDFTYKHDVYWPKLKEIAAKNRSHYLSRFEKFGSKVGLSESDLRGNHEELLHPVEA encoded by the coding sequence ATGTTtagaagaaacaaagacAAGGCGAAGGAAAGCACCGTTGATCCTTCGAAGTTGATAAAAATAGAGACGCCGATTGAGAAGCCTCCTGCGTCCGTCAAGCCTCCTGCGGAGAAGGAGCTCGATGAAGGGCAGACCAAGAAGTACCAAGAGGTGTTGAAACACTTCAGTGATCCTGAATTGAGAATTTCAACGTccgaaaaagagaaggacGCGGAGTTGCAGCCATTGTCCGACCTCGAAAAGGCATGGTTGACTAGAGAGTGTTTCAAGCGCTACCTGCGGGCCACCAAGTGGGACGTGAAGGAGTGTATCGAGCGTATCGCTCTATCACTGGCGTGGAGACGCCAGTTCGGCATCAACAACTTTGGTGAAGAAAACGGCGATCGGCTGACTTCCGACGCTGTAGCAGTCGAAGAGGAGACCGGTAAGCAGGTTGTGCTGGGGTTTGAAAACGATGCGCGTCCCATCTTGTACCTCAAGCCCGGCAGACAAAACACCAAAACGTCCCACAGACAAGTGCAGCACTTGGTTTTCATGCTGGAACGAGTCATCGATTTTATGCCGGAAGGGCAGGATTCTTTGGCTCTCTTGATAGACTTTAAAGACCACTCAGACGTGCCCAAGGTCTCGGGGAACAGCAAGATTCCTCCCATCGGAGTTGGCAAAGAGGTTCTGCACATCCTTCAGACCCACTACCCCGAGCGGCTTGGTAAAGCTCTTCTGACGAACATTCCATGGTTGGCTTGGACTTTCCTGAAGATGATCCATCCTTTCATCGACCCATTGACCAGAGAAAAACTGGTATTTGACGAGCCTTTCCCCAAGTACGTTCCTGAAGATCAGTTAGACAAGCTCTACGGCGGTTATTTGGATTTCACTTACAAGCATGATGTCTACTGGCCAAAACTGAAAGAGATTGCGGCTAAGAATAGATCACATTATTTGTCGaggtttgaaaagtttggcaGTAAGGTCGGGTTGAGCGAGTCCGACCTCAGAGGCAACCATGaggagcttcttcatccagtTGAGGCTTGA
- the CSL4 gene encoding exosome non-catalytic core subunit CSL4 (similar to uniprot|P53859 Saccharomyces cerevisiae YNL232W CSL4 Subunit of the exosome which is an essential complex present in both nucleus and cytoplasm that mediates RNA processing and degradation), whose protein sequence is MVYYAQSTHSAYPGQLICPVYELEKGTDSQQVIRYIAGAGVAEQDYELNGQKIIALAATVVGEVKFDEELKEMVPSGEVAESNENEEEETVSTEEERHFIVSVTDKRQDGQAVTADFANNLPREGDIVLARVTRISQQRANVEILAVENKTTPVDSGVGSNGAGIVAAGGGSGGATFSVSQASSDLGETFRGLISSRDVRATDRDKVKIIDSFRPGDIVRAQVISLGDGSNYHLSTARNDLGVVFAKACNGAGGMMYAIDWKTMVAPSTGFTEARKCAKPF, encoded by the coding sequence ATGGTATATTACGCTCAAAGCACGCACTCCGCCTATCCAGGACAACTGATTTGCCCGGTTTACGAACTAGAAAAAGGCACAGACTCGCAACAAGTTATCAGATACATTGCTGGCGCCGGCGTAGCAGAACAGGACTACGAACTAAATGGTCAGAAAATAATAGCATTAGCGGCAACAGTCGTCGGAGAGGTCAAGttcgatgaagaacttaAAGAGATGGTACCGAGCGGCGAAGTTGCTGAGTCCAACGAGaatgaggaagaagagacagTAAGcacagaagaggaaagGCATTTTATTGTTAGTGTGACTGACAAGCGCCAAGATGGACAAGCAGTTACTGCGGATTTTGCCAACAACTTGCCCAGAGAAGGCGACATAGTCCTCGCGAGAGTTACAAGAATCTCACAGCAGAGGGCTAACGTTGAAATTCTGGCCGtggaaaacaaaaccaCGCCAGTAGATTCAGGGGTCGGCAGTAACGGCGCTGGCATAGTTGCGGCTGGGGGCGGCTCGGGAGGGGCTACTTTTTCGGTCTCCCAGGCCTCTTCTGATCTTGGGGAAACATTCAGAGGTTTAATCAGTTCTAGAGATGTTAGAGCTACAGACAGGGACAAAGTTAAGATAATAGATAGCTTCAGACCAGGTGACATAGTCAGAGCGCAGGTTATTTCATTAGGCGACGGTTCGAATTACCACCTCTCGACAGCGAGAAACGACTTGGGAGTTGTGTTTGCGAAGGCATGCAACGGAGCGGGTGGTATGATGTACGCAATTGATTGGAAAACCATGGTAGCCCCATCTACGGGATTCACAGAGGCTCGGAAATGTGCCAAACCATTTTGA
- the BNI4 gene encoding Bni4p (weakly similar to uniprot|P53858 Saccharomyces cerevisiae YNL233W BNI4 Targeting subunit for Glc7p protein phosphatase localized to the bud neck required for localization of chitin synthase III to the bud neck via interaction with the chitin synthase III regulatory subunit Skt5p) yields the protein MNQSLEEANNDGESYLNDTFYSSTSTDNLEHARTFRNSVLMQDMSGEKPYNPEQEQIPSDPSDTQGKQYLKSNTNDANDRETETKTLTVTASPSLSALAGILNEKAIQAEKKMRSSMILDNSIQESIPEEEHSVHNSPVLIDIDGTSDGSYRLKFPPQMAHLQNEIEQPDFLTTPRLDPPTPRVEPADSDLPNGGQQEKPQEQVSNVSSEREIETQNSNSPKATAERADNSRPLPRKQASLRSFSGMSVGSFASNEQPLKESSSGKKRKSIFSFLKKKPRKNSSLLSQDNSSSATLPTSATFSVSKSYHENDLPASTRLTKNSPSNGSIFSTFRKNKASKKEAAAAADRTLHVPKQRATSGDSNSSNTGGASQQKRGVQTRKPTPLDFEHVSQKAPSTQHNSPILTEPSTELQNTPQLVVKSPVPSENKVPDDVGESLLKADSGGVLFPKSLSAHEVESIVSLERSRSVKSAKRNSLNSHRVSLTDNMSAKINNDGMFITEPSAPKLSTPDLTKSPTSSILRNGTFDTLESSTQRGSYAEPNNLGISSAGLRAQDRDFSFTSIEQKLNDITLDSESEDELAVNTKKASTSAGENFDTELMSDIMEFANIIDFGKDLDLNLDLSQEDINYKSLNPSDVKQSEKLPRDEMSADSFNFNSVAQVPLSSSGDRQSFSQHSYRSSIERNDTTNTDRTSFRRHSTLLSPPLNEDTRTEQMRNILSADDDDDEFEGEDFNELEEKLESQTIGSPTWQPPLDNRNRPISISFKGLRANQLNSSSNLSALRLSPSDYTVSNSHDLMSERKSVSFSSSIVLFSTYTEDEYDRHPEVATCNQLTPQLAQIIKEELNTLKAEMEVHEESRCYTHFF from the coding sequence ATGAACCAGAGCCTCGAAGAAGCGAACAACGACGGCGAAAGCTACCTGAATGACACTTTTTACTCTTCCACGTCTACTGACAACTTAGAGCATGCAAGGACCTTTCGTAATTCAGTGTTAATGCAGGACATGTCCGGAGAGAAACCTTACAACCCTGAACAGGAGCAGATACCCAGCGATCCTAGTGACACGCAGGGCAAGCAGTACCTCAAGTCGAATACTAATGACGCGAATGACCGGGAAACGGAAACGAAAACGTTAACCGTCACTGCTTCTCCCTCTTTGAGCGCGCTCGCAGGAATTCTCAACGAGAAAGCCATTCAAGCTGAGAAAAAAATGAGATCCAGCATGATCCTCGACAACTCAATACAGGAGTCAATCCCCGAAGAGGAACACAGTGTACACAACTCTCCTGTTCTTATTGACATAGATGGAACAAGCGACGGTAGTTATAGACTCAAGTTTCCTCCTCAAATGGCGCATCTTCAAAACGAAATTGAACAGCCAGATTTTCTCACTACGCCAAGATTAGACCCTCCGACGCCTCGTGTTGAGCCGGCAGACTCTGACTTGCCGAATGGAGGCCAGCAGGAAAAACCACAAGAACAGGTTTCCAACGTCTCTTCGGAGCGTGAAATTGAAACACAGAATTCTAATTCCCCTAAAGCAACAGCAGAGCGTGCGGATAATTCGCGACCTCTCCCAAGGAAGCAGGCTTCTTTGAGGTCTTTCTCTGGCATGTCCGTGGGTTCTTTTGCGTCAAACGAACAACCTCTCAAAGAGTCTAGCTCGggcaaaaagagaaagagcatattctcctttttgaagaaaaaaccTCGGAAAAACAGCTCGCTACTGTCTCAAGATAACAGTTCTAGTGCTACCCTTCCTACTTCAGCGACATTCTCAGTCTCAAAATCTTACCATGAAAATGACCTTCCAGCTTCCACAAGATTAACCAAAAACTCACCTAGTAATGGGAGCATTTTTAGCACGTTTAGGAAAAACAAggcttccaaaaaagaagcagcagcagcagcagatcGCACTTTACATGTTCCTAAACAGCGGGCTACCTCAGGCGACTCAAATTCTTCTAATACTGGAGGCgcttctcaacaaaagcgTGGCGTgcaaacaagaaagccgACGCCTCTTGACTTTGAGCATGTTTCCCAAAAGGCGCCTTCTACACAACATAATTCACCAATTCTCACCGAACCATCTACCGAATTACAAAATACTCCACAACTTGTCGTGAAATCACCTGTGCCATCAGAAAATAAAGTGCCAGACGACGTCGGCGAAAGTTTGCTGAAAGCAGACTCTGGCGGCGTTTTGTTTCCCAAGTCACTTAGTGCCCACGAGGTCGAATCCATTGTGTCCCTAGAGAGATCAAGATCAGTCAAGTCTGCAAAGAGAAACTCTTTGAATTCGCACAGAGTCTCTTTGACCGATAACATGTCAGCCAAAATAAACAATGATGGCATGTTTATCACCGAACCTTCGGCTCCTAAATTATCCACACCGGATCTTACCAAGTCGCCTACAAGCAGTATCTTGAGAAACGGAACCTTTGACACTCTAGAGTCTTCAACCCAGAGAGGGTCCTATGCCGAGCCAAACAACTTGGGCATATCAAGTGCCGGGCTTCGTGCGCAAGACAGAGATTTTTCTTTTACATCAATTGAACAGAAGCTCAATGACATCACTTTAGATAGCGAAAGCGAGGACGAGCTAGCCGTTAACACCAAAAAAGCTTCCACTTCGGCAGGAGAGAACTTTGATACTGAGCTCATGTCTGACATAATGGAGTTTGCGAATATCATTGATTTTGGGAAAGATCTAGATCTGAACCTGGATTTGAGTCAGGAAGACATTAATTATAAGTCTCTCAACCCTTCTGACGTAAAACAGAGCGAGAAACTTCCGCGTGATGAAATGTCTGCAGACTCATTCAACTTTAATAGCGTCGCTCAGGTTCCGTTAAGCTCGAGTGGCGACCGGCAATCTTTCTCACAGCACAGCTATAGGAGCAGCATCGAGAGAAATGATACCACTAACACTGATAGGACTAGTTTCAGAAGGCATAGTACCCTCCTGTCGCCGCCATTGAACGAAGACACAAGGACTGAGCAGATGAGAAACATACTCAGTGCggatgacgacgacgacgagtTCGAGGGTGAAGATTTCAATgaattggaagaaaaacttgaatctCAAACGATTGGTTCTCCTACATGGCAGCCACCGCTAGACAATCGGAACAGGCCAATATCGATATCCTTCAAAGGCCTCCGAGCAAACCAGTTGAACAGTTCATCCAACTTATCTGCTCTACGGCTATCACCATCAGACTACACAGTTTCTAATTCGCACGATTTAATGTCTGAGCGCAAGTCTGTTTCTTTCTCCTCCAGCAtcgttttgttttcaacttACACTGAAGACGAGTACGATCGGCACCCTGAGGTGGCAACTTGCAATCAACTAACTCCACAATTGGCGCAGATAATCAAAGAGGAGCTCAACACCCTCAAAGCGGAGATGGAAGTTCACGAAGAGTCTCGATGCTACACacactttttttga
- a CDS encoding globin (some similarities with uniprot|P53857 Saccharomyces cerevisiae YNL234W Similar to globins and has a functional heme-binding domain involved in glucose signaling or metabolism regulated by Rgt1p) — MEENRSFYSPLDRSQIAFIPADLESISENDPSVEPSPGLPRLSGDSHIFKESFRDSYVPSVTSQSIFSEAHPPSSLSSVDELDRLSSLSSGSSCGTNMSYAARYKIVLKLTSREIKLIRESWSMMLNDELSGDNLRTFIRKIVHEIGGLPWVRASGRRTRNNSQNTSLSANSSASSPGSGSPPSPKHASAIPTGNTGAFASSIFCQQFYGNLLYMAPSIEAMFPSIRHQAVSFAGVLTMTVNNLDNLSALEAYLCALGKRHARILSIEPPHFELMGLAFLKTIKERFGVHCTLELEETWSRLYSYLANSILQFGIDPVLKIDALKNEMIFPVLDVTKGLPSTKSMFQPLQPSALNAHALATQKLRNNSRPENISPLTKPPISSKKSLPISTSNRNISGSALPQQHKKEQQKPKPLGASALKRDSDKDCVIM; from the coding sequence atggaaGAGAACAGAAGCTTTTACAGTCCACTAGACCGCTCACAAATAGCGTTCATCCCAGCAGATCTAGAATCCATCAGCGAGAATGATCCCTCGGTCGAACCATCACCAGGACTGCCTAGGTTGAGCGGGGACTCTCACATTTTCAAGGAGTCGTTCAGAGACTCTTATGTGCCCTCAGTAACATCGCAAAGTATTTTCAGCGAGGCACATCCCCCCAGCTCACTGAGCTCTGTGGACGAGCTGGACCGCCTTTCTAGCCTCTCAAGCGGATCCTCATGTGGTACCAACATGAGTTACGCGGCTCGCTACAAGATTGTGCTAAAACTTACATCGCGTGAGATCAAGCTGATCCGCGAATCTTGGTCGATGATGCTGAACGACGAGCTTTCTGGCGATAACTTGCGCACGTTTATTCGGAAGATAGTACACGAGATAGGTGGACTGCCTTGGGTTCGTGCATCAGGCCGAAGGACCCGCAACAACTCCCAAAACACGTCCTTATCCGCTAATTCGTCCGCGTCTTCCCCGGGCAGCGGGTCTCCTCCCTCCCCCAAGCACGCCTCCGCAATTCCAACAGGCAATACCGGCGCCTTTGCTAGCTCCATTTTCTGTCAGCAGTTCTATGGAAACTTGCTTTATATGGCTCCCAGCATCGAGGCAATGTTTCCCTCTATCCGCCACCAGGCCGTATCATTCGCGGGCGTTTTGACTATGACTGTTAACAATCTCGATAACCTCTCCGCTTTGGAGGCTTACCTATGCGCACTGGGGAAGCGCCACGCGCGCATTCTCTCCATCGAGCCTCCACACTTTGAGCTCATGGGGCTCGCCTTCCTAAAAACCATCAAGGAACGCTTTGGCGTTCACTGTACTCTAGAGCTTGAGGAAACATGGTCCAGACTCTACAGTTATTTGGCAAACAGCATCCTGCAGTTCGGGATTGATCCGGTGTTAAAAATCGATGCTCTGAAAAACGAAATGATATTCCCTGTACTTGATGTCACAAAAGGTCTCCCAAGCACAAAGAGCATGTTCCAGCCCTTGCAACCATCCGCCCTCAATGCACATGCGCTAgcaactcaaaagcttcgGAACAACTCCAGGCCCGAAAACATATCACCACTCACAAAGCCTCCCATCTCTAGCAAGAAAAGTCTTCCCATTTCCACATCAAACCGAAACATTTCGGGCTCTGCTCTGCCACAACAACACAAGAAAGAACAgcaaaaaccaaaaccaCTCGGCGCGAGTGCATTGAAGCGCGACAGTGACAAAGACTGCGTCATTATGTAA
- the SPC97 gene encoding gamma-tubulin-complex subunit SPC97 (similar to uniprot|P38863 YHR172W Saccharomyces cerevisiae SPC97 Component of the microtubule-nucleating Tub4p (gamma-tubulin) complex): MEVRRGVDDVCELESFPNSSFLSRLVNYQPLTHAHLKVKSYPLDQIKSQRVQESLVVRDLLFVLVGLEGVYIRYNNSYEPQTGMEGDEIRGPDFKIAKSMDLSLKNFAKWIVKLGKMFVVLTQFGERYSDPVYGAVLHRLCCEIRAFLVHEYMRCLVDVAEEDFKTNAEFGIRELGQLLSKSCVYKMQLLYELVQDVSQEMARRALMDRDEADFQNFIKDLKMEKETTDHSGLLFMTDSRISAHARGGAILQMVQDKLKANWGDQRNVEFLQGLLRKISAQYCSMLEEWLTNGSLEDPYDEFMVADTARASQGQAQVAVTALNSERLWDTRYVIRKDGLLEQFNEGDVAFKVLMTGKSLHLFRTCCELQDLKNLLPLGPSHGLQELPHGTQLTLYVDAHYARANHLVWKLLYEGYNLPRVLQEMQHNFLMHNNPTFFRTFFCRSLVELTKTRHETVQSKLRRLFEDYQKARCAERGSLVLPLMNLQLDRRSFSSTIEQFSSEAAADRGNVDLLQARDFGNLRDMLLRDLELQDSSGAGGGPRADSQYSIHYLQFELLVPFPLNTVVSKTCVMQYQMMQRHMLLLHYYNEILQNTWFEINKNKVWRHTGFGPDLARWIRRCRVVHHRMSQFMKLLLEYTTQDVVHDGWRTLEPRVHAYDAAGFDLHQCQAQLEQFLANLVSHSLLTSASLVRLLVQITDSVHKFCKFVTSLRKTLCLLDLRLYTRYEAQLRGEHYYDEAAALAKLREMQNYLAVVSDHFRQLSAAFAEGVRYYGDHGSSRFGVNPLLALAERLNDIVT, translated from the coding sequence ATGGAGGTTCGCAGGGGCGTGGATGATGTTTGCGAGCTTGAGAGCTTCCCAAATAGTAGCTTTTTGTCACGATTGGTGAACTATCAGCCACTCACACACGCACACTTGAAGGTCAAGTCTTACCCGCTCGATCAGATCAAGAGCCAGAGGGTTCAGGAGTCATTGGTAGTGCGAGACTTGTTATTCGTGCTGGTAGGACTCGAGGGCGTGTACATTCGGTACAATAACAGCTATGAGCCCCAGACAGGGATGGAAGGGGATGAGATTCGAGGACCCGACTTCAAGATCGCGAAGAGTATGGACTTGtcgctcaagaactttgcgAAATGGATCGTAAAGCTGGGTAAAATGTTTGTGGTCCTCACACAGTTCGGAGAACGGTACAGTGACCCCGTGTACGGGGCGGTGCTCCACCGGCTGTGCTGCGAAATACGCGCTTTCTTGGTGCATGAATACATGAGGTGCCTGGTGGACGtggctgaagaagacttcaagACGAACGCAGAATTTGGGATACGCGAGCTAGGACAGCTTCTAAGCAAAAGCTGTGTCTACAAGATGCAGCTGCTGTATGAATTGGTGCAGGACGTATCCCAGGAGATGGCGCGCAGAGCGCTTATGGACCGTGATGAGGCCGACTTCCAGAACTTTATCAAAGACCTGAAGATGGAAAAAGAGACTACTGACCACAGCGGCCTTCTATTTATGACAGACTCTCGCATTAGCGCACACGCGCGCGGAGGCGCTATTCTGCAGATGGTGCAGGACAAGTTGAAAGCTAATTGGGGAGATCAGCGTAACGTTGAGTTCCTGCAGGGGCTGCTGCGCAAAATATCGGCGCAGTACTGTAGCATGCTGGAAGAGTGGCTAACAAACGGGTCTTTAGAGGATCCTTACGACGAGTTCATGGTGGCAGACACCGCGCGAGCTTCGCAGGGGCAGGCCCAGGTGGCTGTTACAGCACTGAACAGTGAGCGGTTGTGGGACACGAGATACGTAATACGCAAGGACGGGCTCCTGGAGCAGTTTAACGAAGGCGACGTGGCATTCAAGGTGCTTATGACGGGGAAATCGTTGCACTTGTTCCGCACATGTTGTGAGCTGCaggatttgaagaatttaCTGCCCCTGGGACCCTCGCATGGCCTGCAAGAGCTGCCACACGGTACACAGCTCACTCTGTATGTTGACGCGCACTATGCGCGTGCAAATCATTTGGTATGGAAGCTCCTGTACGAGGGCTACAACCTCCCTCGGGTGCTGCAGGAGATGCAGCACAACTTCCTCATGCACAACAACCCAACGTTCTTCCGGACTTTCTTCTGCAGGTCCCTTGTGGAACTCACAAAGACGAGGCATGAGACCGTCCAATCGAAGCTGCGCAGGTTGTTTGAGGATTACCAGAAGGCGCGGTGTGCCGAACGCGGTAGCCTGGTGCTACCGCTAATGAACCTGCAGCTTGACAGGCGCAGCTTTAGCAGCACCATCGAGCAGTTTTCCTCCGAGGCTGCAGCAGACAGGGGAAATGTCGACCTGCTGCAGGCGCGCGACTTTGGGAATCTCCGGGACATGCTCCTCCGCGACCTTGAGCTGCAAGACTCGAGTGGTGCGGGCGGCGGTCCACGCGCCGATTCTCAGTACTCCATTCATTATCTCCAGTtcgagctgctggtgccTTTCCCGCTTAACACGGTCGTTTCCAAGACCTGCGTGATGCAGTACCAGATGATGCAGCGTCACATGCTACTGCTTCACTACTACAACGAAATCCTGCAGAACACCTGGTTCGAAatcaacaagaacaaggtGTGGAGGCACACAGGCTTCGGCCCCGACTTGGCGCGCTGGATCCGCCGTTGTCGCGTCGTACACCACCGCATGTCCCAGTTcatgaagctgctgctcgagtACACGACGCAGGACGTGGTGCACGACGGTTGGCGAACACTGGAGCCACGTGTGCATGCATATGACGCGGCGGGCTTCGACCTGCATCAGTGCCAAGCGCAGCTGGAGCAGTTTTTGGCAAACCTCGTCTCACATTCGCTGCTCACGAGCGCGTCGCTGGTGCGCCTGCTGGTTCAGATCACCGACAGCGTGCACAAGTTCTGCAAGTTTGTCACCTCACTGCGCAAGACCCTGTGCCTACTGGACCTACGTTTATACACACGCTACGAGGCACAGCTGCGCGGCGAGCACTACTATGACGAAgccgcggcgctggcgaAGCTGCGCGAAATGCAGAACTACCTCGCGGTGGTCTCGGACCATTTTCGCCAGCTCAGCGCGGCCTTCGCGGAGGGGGTGCGCTACTACGGTGACCACGGCTCCTCTCGTTTCGGCGTCAACCCACTCCTAGCGCTGGCAGAGCGGCTAAACGAtatagtcacgtga